One part of the Cyclobacteriaceae bacterium genome encodes these proteins:
- a CDS encoding UDP-2,3-diacylglucosamine diphosphatase yields the protein MIQVILPENKKIFFASDFHLGVPDHASSIAREKRIITWLDQIKPEAHSIYLLGDIFDFWFEYKHAIPKGFIRLQGKLAELRDAGIPIIFFTGNHDMWMFDYFKKELDIPVYREPLVLECNSQKLLIGHGDGLGPGDTSYKILKKFFNSKFCQWLFARLHPNLGIGIAQYWSKKSRISNTKREEKFEGEENEFLLTYCKQLEQKRHHDFYIFGHRHLPLDLKVGENSRYINLGEWVHFNTYAVYDGATVQLKTFQQ from the coding sequence ATGATACAGGTAATCCTACCCGAAAACAAAAAGATCTTCTTCGCCTCCGATTTTCATTTGGGCGTACCTGATCATGCTTCCAGCATTGCCCGCGAAAAACGAATAATAACCTGGCTCGATCAAATCAAACCAGAAGCACACAGCATCTACCTGTTGGGCGATATTTTTGATTTCTGGTTTGAATACAAACACGCCATACCAAAGGGCTTCATTCGCCTGCAAGGCAAACTGGCCGAACTCCGCGATGCAGGCATCCCCATCATCTTCTTTACCGGCAACCACGACATGTGGATGTTTGATTACTTCAAGAAGGAGTTGGACATTCCCGTTTATCGCGAACCCCTGGTGTTGGAGTGCAACAGTCAAAAACTATTGATAGGGCATGGAGACGGCCTTGGGCCCGGGGATACATCGTATAAAATCCTGAAAAAGTTTTTCAACAGTAAATTTTGCCAGTGGCTGTTTGCCCGACTGCACCCTAACCTTGGCATAGGCATTGCTCAGTACTGGTCGAAAAAAAGCCGGATAAGCAATACCAAAAGGGAAGAAAAATTTGAAGGTGAAGAGAACGAGTTTCTGCTAACTTACTGCAAGCAGTTAGAACAAAAACGCCATCACGATTTTTATATTTTTGGTCACCGGCACTTACCACTCGACTTGAAAGTTGGGGAAAACAGTCGATACATTAACCTTGGCGAATGGGTTCATTTTAATACCTATGCAGTTTATGATGGAGCAACCGTCCAACTCAAAACATTTCAGCAATAG
- the ftsH gene encoding ATP-dependent zinc metalloprotease FtsH — protein sequence MADKRDNKIIPPKVPKGGNYQLWVILATVAIIMAVMYFNTSNTLKEKDLRELKTMIESRDVRSIILIKDKEIVEVTLSSSALQNAKYKEDIQGPMGQNNAGPHYKVKIISVDNFDRWYNELVSKIPESERPEYKAETRVDYFNMFFSWGFLFLLLFGFWMLMRRMTGGGGPGGQIFNIGKSKAALFDAENKVKITFEDVAGLEEAKEEIREIVEFLKSPSKFTKLGGKIPKGALLVGPPGTGKTLLAKAVAGEAAVPFFSLSGSDFVEMFVGVGAARVRDLFKQAKEKAPCIVFIDEIDAIGRSRGRGQMPGANDERENTLNSLLVEMDGFATDSGVIILAATNRPDVLDSALLRPGRFDRQISIDKPDVVGREAIFKVHLKPIKTDASVDIKKLSAQTPGFAGAEIANVCNEAALIAARRDKKAVDMQDFQDAIDRVIGGLEKKTKIISPEEKRIVAYHEAGHAVAGWFLEHADPLVKVSIVPRGVAALGYAQYLPKEQFLYQTEQLMDEMCMAFGGRAAEDIVFGKISTGALSDLERITKMAYSMVTIYGMNPEIGNLSYYDSKASDYAFQKPYSDSTAQRIDEEVKKIIDECYKRTKDLLSHHREHLEVIAKELLEKEILFQADLERLIGKRPFEKPTTYQQFTNGSMDKKTAATEPVSEEKAQTEPNAAEKL from the coding sequence ATGGCGGATAAGCGAGACAATAAGATCATACCACCCAAAGTACCTAAAGGGGGAAATTACCAGTTATGGGTCATACTGGCCACGGTGGCCATTATCATGGCGGTAATGTACTTTAATACCAGCAATACCCTCAAGGAAAAAGACCTGCGGGAACTAAAAACCATGATTGAAAGTCGTGATGTGCGCAGCATCATACTTATTAAAGATAAAGAGATTGTTGAAGTTACCTTGTCATCCAGTGCCCTGCAAAACGCCAAGTATAAAGAAGACATACAAGGTCCCATGGGCCAAAACAATGCAGGGCCACATTATAAAGTCAAAATCATTTCAGTCGATAATTTCGATCGCTGGTACAACGAACTGGTAAGTAAAATCCCGGAATCAGAACGCCCCGAATACAAAGCCGAAACGCGCGTTGATTACTTCAACATGTTTTTCAGTTGGGGATTCCTCTTTTTGTTGCTGTTCGGTTTCTGGATGCTGATGCGCAGGATGACTGGTGGCGGTGGCCCGGGTGGACAGATTTTTAATATCGGGAAATCGAAAGCTGCGTTGTTCGATGCTGAGAACAAAGTTAAGATAACGTTTGAAGATGTAGCCGGTTTGGAAGAAGCAAAAGAAGAAATCCGCGAAATCGTTGAGTTTTTAAAGAGTCCGTCAAAGTTCACCAAGCTTGGTGGTAAAATCCCAAAAGGTGCGCTGTTGGTTGGCCCTCCGGGTACCGGTAAAACTTTATTGGCAAAAGCTGTTGCAGGTGAAGCTGCGGTACCTTTCTTTTCCCTTTCCGGTTCCGACTTTGTAGAAATGTTTGTGGGTGTGGGAGCTGCACGAGTTCGCGACTTATTTAAACAAGCCAAAGAAAAAGCACCGTGTATTGTTTTTATAGATGAAATTGATGCGATCGGTCGTTCACGCGGCCGCGGACAAATGCCGGGTGCCAACGATGAACGCGAAAACACCCTTAACTCACTTTTGGTTGAGATGGATGGCTTTGCTACCGATTCGGGTGTGATTATTCTGGCGGCCACCAACAGGCCAGACGTATTAGACTCAGCGCTTTTGCGCCCCGGTCGCTTCGACAGGCAAATCAGTATAGATAAACCCGATGTGGTTGGCCGTGAGGCAATATTTAAGGTGCATCTTAAACCCATTAAAACCGATGCTTCGGTTGATATTAAAAAACTATCGGCACAAACCCCTGGATTTGCCGGTGCCGAAATTGCCAACGTATGTAACGAAGCGGCTTTGATTGCTGCGCGAAGAGATAAGAAGGCCGTGGATATGCAGGATTTTCAAGACGCTATCGACCGGGTTATTGGTGGCCTGGAAAAGAAAACAAAAATTATCTCACCGGAAGAGAAAAGAATTGTTGCCTACCACGAAGCCGGACATGCCGTTGCCGGTTGGTTCCTTGAACATGCCGATCCTTTGGTGAAAGTAAGTATCGTACCGCGTGGGGTTGCTGCACTGGGTTATGCGCAATACTTGCCAAAGGAGCAGTTCCTTTACCAAACCGAACAATTGATGGATGAAATGTGCATGGCTTTTGGTGGTCGGGCTGCAGAAGATATTGTGTTCGGAAAAATTTCAACCGGGGCCCTGAGCGACCTTGAACGCATTACTAAAATGGCGTACAGTATGGTTACCATTTATGGTATGAATCCGGAAATCGGAAACCTGTCGTACTACGATTCAAAAGCTTCCGATTATGCCTTCCAAAAACCCTACTCCGACAGTACAGCCCAACGTATTGATGAAGAGGTGAAGAAAATCATCGATGAATGTTACAAGCGCACAAAAGATTTATTGAGCCACCATCGCGAACACCTGGAAGTAATTGCTAAGGAATTACTTGAAAAAGAAATCCTGTTCCAGGCGGACCTTGAACGGTTGATCGGTAAGCGGCCATTTGAAAAGCCAACAACCTATCAGCAATTTACCAACGGCAGCATGGATAAGAAAACGGCAGCAACCGAACCGGTATCGGAAGAGAAAGCACAAACAGAACCCAATGCGGCCGAAAAACTTTAA